Proteins encoded in a region of the Fusobacterium sp. FSA-380-WT-3A genome:
- the rpsG gene encoding 30S ribosomal protein S7, with amino-acid sequence MSRRRAAVKRDVLPDSRYNDKVVTKTINALMVDGKKSLAESIFYSAMDLIKEKTGKEGYDVFKQAMENIKPQIEVRSRRIGGATYQVPTEVRLERQQTLALRWLKTYTRDRKEYGMIEKLAAELIAAANNEGATIKKKEDTYRMAEANRAFAHYKY; translated from the coding sequence ATGTCAAGAAGAAGAGCAGCAGTTAAAAGAGATGTATTACCTGATTCAAGATATAATGATAAGGTAGTTACTAAAACAATAAATGCATTAATGGTAGACGGTAAAAAATCTTTAGCAGAATCTATATTCTATTCAGCTATGGACTTAATAAAAGAAAAAACTGGTAAAGAGGGGTATGATGTTTTCAAACAAGCTATGGAAAATATAAAACCTCAAATCGAAGTAAGATCTAGAAGAATCGGGGGAGCTACTTACCAAGTTCCAACAGAAGTTAGATTAGAAAGACAACAAACTTTAGCATTAAGATGGTTAAAAACATATACTAGAGATAGAAAAGAATATGGAATGATAGAAAAATTAGCAGCTGAGTTAATTGCAGCAGCAAATAATGAAGGTGCAACTATTAAGAAAAAAGAAGATACTTATAGA